In a single window of the Streptomyces sp. CGMCC 4.7035 genome:
- a CDS encoding FAD-dependent monooxygenase has translation MSTGNTDQDFDFDVLVIGGGPVGMLLAAELRISRVRAVVLEQLAERTPHSKAFGLHARSLESLDRRGLVERFRDGARSWNNGHFAGLDEWVDFSALDSTHAYALLSEQTRTERLLEERAVEVGTEIRRGHEVTAVRQDADGVEAEVTGPDGAYTLRARYVVGCDGGRSLVRRQAGIAFPGTGGRVTARLGDVILADRENAPMGMERTERGLLFCVPLDDTYHRVSTFDFQAEREAGAELTLDELTASLREIWGSDLGAHSPRWLSVFTDSACQADRYREGRILVAGDAAHTHFPVGGQGVNLGLQDAFNLGWKLAATVHGWAPEGLLDSYDRERQGPARKVLANTRAQIALMNPDPYVTPLRELFTDLMRRDQVNLYLAEMLSGVTVRYEIDGPEHRMLGDFARDLELVTEDGTKTLPGYLKRGTGVLLDLAGRPEIAQTYEKWGAGVSWAGRVRHVQATCAGEPELAGLLVRPDGYVAWAVDRDQPEAQVRDSLGTALTTWFGTV, from the coding sequence ATGTCAACGGGGAACACCGATCAGGACTTCGACTTCGACGTACTCGTCATCGGCGGCGGCCCCGTCGGCATGCTGCTCGCCGCGGAACTGCGCATCTCCCGCGTCCGTGCCGTCGTCCTGGAGCAGCTGGCCGAACGCACCCCGCACTCCAAGGCCTTCGGCCTGCACGCCCGTTCCCTGGAGTCCCTCGACCGGCGCGGCCTGGTGGAGCGCTTCCGTGACGGCGCGCGGTCCTGGAACAACGGCCACTTCGCGGGGCTCGACGAGTGGGTCGACTTCTCCGCCCTGGACAGCACGCACGCCTACGCCTTGCTCTCGGAACAGACCAGGACCGAGCGGCTCCTGGAGGAGCGCGCCGTCGAGGTCGGCACGGAGATCCGGCGCGGCCACGAGGTCACCGCCGTCCGCCAGGACGCCGACGGCGTCGAGGCGGAGGTCACCGGCCCGGACGGCGCGTACACGCTGCGCGCCCGCTACGTCGTGGGCTGCGACGGCGGGCGCAGCCTCGTGCGCCGGCAGGCGGGCATCGCCTTCCCGGGCACCGGCGGCAGGGTCACCGCGCGTCTGGGCGACGTGATCCTCGCCGACCGGGAGAACGCCCCGATGGGCATGGAGCGCACGGAGCGCGGCCTGCTGTTCTGCGTGCCGCTGGACGACACCTACCACCGCGTGTCCACCTTCGACTTCCAGGCCGAACGGGAGGCGGGCGCGGAACTCACCCTGGACGAACTGACCGCGAGCCTGCGCGAGATCTGGGGCAGCGACCTCGGAGCGCACTCCCCGCGCTGGCTGTCCGTCTTCACCGACTCCGCCTGCCAGGCCGACCGCTATCGCGAGGGCCGGATCCTCGTCGCCGGCGATGCCGCGCACACCCACTTCCCGGTCGGCGGCCAGGGTGTCAACCTCGGCCTCCAGGACGCCTTCAACCTCGGCTGGAAGCTCGCCGCCACCGTGCACGGCTGGGCTCCCGAAGGGCTGCTCGACAGCTACGACAGGGAGCGCCAGGGCCCGGCCCGCAAGGTGCTGGCCAACACACGCGCCCAGATCGCGCTGATGAACCCCGACCCGTACGTCACCCCGCTGCGCGAGCTGTTCACCGACCTCATGCGCCGCGACCAGGTGAACCTCTACCTCGCGGAGATGCTCAGCGGCGTCACCGTCCGCTACGAGATCGACGGCCCCGAGCACCGCATGCTCGGCGACTTCGCCCGCGACCTGGAACTGGTCACGGAGGACGGCACCAAGACCCTTCCCGGGTACCTCAAGCGGGGCACCGGAGTGCTCCTCGACCTGGCCGGCCGGCCGGAGATCGCCCAGACCTACGAGAAGTGGGGCGCGGGCGTGTCCTGGGCCGGACGCGTGCGCCACGTACAGGCGACATGCGCCGGCGAGCCGGAGCTGGCGGGTCTGCTCGTCCGCCCCGACGGCTACGTCGCCTGGGCCGTCGACCGGGACCAGCCCGAGGCCCAGGTGCGCGACTCGCTCGGCACGGCGCTCACCACCTGGTTCGGCACCGTCTGA
- a CDS encoding quinone oxidoreductase family protein, whose product MRIVRHYEHGAPSVLRVEEAETPQPGPGEVLIRSEAIGVTFAEVQRRQGIPIGGHATLPGAPGGDVAGTVEALGEGVTHLSVGQRVVVDVDHSAYADYVAADAAWAIPIPDTMDAAEATLLPSPAQTAYHALKEAGQLKPGETVLIDAASGGVGHLAVQIAKAMGAGKVIATAGTQAKLDFVRELGADVTINYTDEDWDEQVSAATDGRGADVVLETVGGDILIKSIALTAQFGRLVFYGSASGDIQPVNPLMLSRMKTVAGFALYAMLYNRPEAIAAGQRDLLDMIASGKVRPVVHERLPLVDAVKAHELMEARAQLGKVVLVP is encoded by the coding sequence ATGCGAATCGTCCGCCACTACGAGCACGGCGCCCCCTCGGTGCTGCGTGTCGAAGAGGCGGAGACGCCGCAGCCCGGACCGGGCGAAGTGCTGATCCGCTCCGAAGCCATCGGCGTCACCTTCGCCGAGGTCCAGCGCCGCCAGGGCATACCGATCGGCGGTCACGCCACGCTGCCCGGCGCTCCGGGAGGCGACGTCGCCGGCACCGTCGAGGCCCTCGGCGAAGGCGTCACCCACCTCAGCGTCGGTCAACGCGTCGTCGTGGACGTCGACCACAGCGCCTACGCCGATTACGTCGCGGCCGACGCCGCCTGGGCCATCCCCATTCCGGACACCATGGACGCCGCCGAGGCGACCCTGCTGCCCAGCCCGGCCCAGACCGCCTACCACGCCCTGAAGGAGGCGGGGCAGCTCAAGCCCGGCGAGACCGTGCTGATCGACGCCGCCTCCGGTGGTGTCGGCCACCTCGCCGTGCAGATCGCCAAGGCGATGGGCGCAGGCAAGGTCATCGCCACCGCCGGCACGCAGGCCAAGCTGGACTTCGTCCGCGAGCTGGGCGCCGACGTCACCATCAACTACACCGACGAGGACTGGGACGAGCAGGTCAGCGCCGCCACCGACGGCCGCGGCGCGGACGTCGTCCTGGAGACCGTCGGCGGCGACATCCTCATCAAGAGCATCGCCCTGACCGCCCAGTTCGGCCGACTGGTCTTCTACGGCTCGGCCAGCGGCGACATCCAGCCCGTCAACCCGCTGATGCTCAGCCGGATGAAGACCGTGGCCGGCTTCGCGCTCTACGCGATGCTCTACAACAGGCCCGAGGCCATCGCCGCGGGCCAGCGGGACCTGCTCGACATGATCGCCTCCGGCAAGGTGCGCCCGGTCGTCCATGAGCGGCTCCCGCTCGTGGACGCCGTCAAGGCGCACGAACTGATGGAGGCCCGAGCCCAGCTCGGCAAGGTCGTCCTGGTTCCTTGA
- a CDS encoding methyltransferase — protein sequence MSAPPWSRELLDKSDLITPMAIRVAATLRLSDHLQAGASTVEALARAADVAPTALRRLMGHLEMAGLYRVLSDGTCEATELGAQLRSDIPDSGRDWLTLEGPTGRGELAFFRLLDALRSGQPVYSELYGRDFWTDVEGDPALAASFAQRMRASMEWVTPALLEQGNWEGVRHVVDVGGGNGALLRAVVGAAPGARGTLLDLEKTVETAAAEFKAAGVQERCRAVAGSFFDPLPAGGDVYLLANVLLNWPDDRATAILRRCAEAVAPNGRVMVVEGLLDVQTNQTDLDLRMLVYLGGQMRTTDGLRALGKAAGLDLRRVISLGEIRSLAEFTPA from the coding sequence GTGAGCGCACCACCCTGGTCCCGAGAACTGCTGGACAAGAGCGATCTGATCACCCCCATGGCGATCCGGGTGGCCGCGACCTTACGACTGTCCGACCACCTCCAGGCCGGCGCGAGCACCGTCGAGGCGCTGGCCCGCGCGGCGGACGTGGCCCCCACCGCGCTGCGCCGCCTCATGGGCCACCTGGAGATGGCCGGCCTCTACCGGGTGCTGTCCGACGGCACCTGCGAGGCCACCGAACTCGGCGCCCAGTTGCGCTCCGACATCCCGGACTCGGGCCGTGACTGGCTGACGCTGGAGGGACCGACCGGCCGCGGCGAACTCGCCTTCTTCCGGCTCCTCGACGCCCTGCGCTCCGGCCAGCCGGTCTACTCCGAGCTGTACGGACGGGACTTCTGGACGGACGTCGAGGGGGACCCGGCGCTCGCCGCGTCCTTCGCCCAGCGCATGAGGGCCAGCATGGAGTGGGTGACCCCCGCCCTGCTGGAGCAGGGCAACTGGGAAGGCGTCCGGCACGTCGTCGACGTCGGCGGCGGCAACGGCGCCCTCCTGAGGGCCGTCGTCGGCGCCGCACCCGGCGCGCGCGGCACGCTCCTCGATCTGGAAAAGACCGTCGAGACGGCCGCCGCGGAGTTCAAGGCCGCCGGGGTCCAGGAGCGCTGCCGAGCGGTCGCGGGAAGCTTCTTCGACCCGCTGCCCGCCGGCGGTGACGTGTACCTGCTGGCCAACGTGCTGCTCAACTGGCCCGACGACCGCGCGACCGCCATCCTGCGCCGCTGCGCCGAGGCGGTCGCCCCGAACGGCCGCGTCATGGTCGTGGAGGGACTGCTCGACGTGCAGACCAACCAGACCGATCTGGACCTGCGGATGCTCGTCTACCTCGGCGGGCAGATGCGCACCACCGACGGCCTGCGCGCGCTGGGAAAGGCGGCGGGACTCGACCTGCGGCGCGTCATCAGCCTCGGCGAGATCCGATCGCTCGCCGAGTTCACCCCGGCCTGA
- a CDS encoding MarR family winged helix-turn-helix transcriptional regulator: METSTQSPPVTSDLLDAVGPAFSRLRRTQALNVEKQVSRKDMTRTLVLNIVQDGPEHEGQEITVGVVGERLAVDPSVASRMVSDCITAGYLVRAASQRDGRRTILQLTPEGHETLARFRGHQRAAFERITQDWPEEDRLEFARLLIKYVDSIAELQADAAE; this comes from the coding sequence ATGGAGACCTCGACACAGAGTCCGCCGGTGACGTCCGACCTGCTCGACGCGGTGGGACCCGCGTTCTCGCGGCTGCGGCGGACCCAGGCGCTGAATGTCGAAAAACAGGTGTCGCGCAAGGACATGACAAGGACCCTGGTCCTCAACATCGTCCAGGACGGGCCCGAACACGAGGGCCAGGAGATCACCGTCGGCGTCGTCGGCGAGCGGCTGGCCGTCGACCCTTCCGTGGCCAGCCGCATGGTCTCCGACTGCATCACGGCCGGCTATCTGGTCCGCGCCGCCTCACAGCGCGACGGACGCCGTACGATCCTCCAGCTCACCCCGGAGGGTCACGAGACGCTCGCCCGCTTCCGCGGCCACCAGCGCGCGGCGTTCGAGCGGATCACGCAGGACTGGCCCGAGGAGGATCGCCTGGAGTTCGCCCGGCTGCTGATCAAGTACGTGGACTCCATCGCCGAACTGCAGGCCGACGCGGCCGAATAG
- a CDS encoding FAD-dependent oxidoreductase, which produces MQSSDAPVLIVGGSLVGLSAAVFLAHHGVRCTLVERHPGTSIHPRAVGYYPRTAELLRQVGVEDAALREAAGFEAHRTRAGVTSLAGEVLFSKEELEGDDELGDLTPSRLLLLPQDRLEPLLRERAVALGADLRFGTELVSFAEDPDGVTAVLADDDGTDTFRSDWLLACDGPRSTVREALKVPRHGRGVLSRHVSIAFGADLRPVLGDRRYSVVHVKNPQVMGILVHDDTLTGGTLIVGYRPEDGESLDDFTDARCAELVSAAIGSPDVAVTIRSRFPWDMAEQVAEGFVQGRVLLAGDAAHVVPPTGGYGANTGIADAHNLAWKLALVVDGTAGTGLLETYDAERRPVAAYTAEQGSLQLAVRSGSATAEQQAAAADALTVTMGQTYRSAAVVPEPGAEAPAAPADPRTLGGEAGTRAPYVLLSRDGAPVSTLDLFGNGFVLLTGERGGPWLTAAAGAAAELRVRITARRVVPGTGGGAGTLADPEDRWAGSYGVRPDGAVLVRPDGIVAWRSLGADPAGAETEALTGVLRTVLARG; this is translated from the coding sequence ATGCAATCCAGTGACGCACCCGTACTGATCGTGGGCGGCAGCCTGGTGGGCCTGTCCGCCGCCGTGTTCCTCGCCCACCACGGAGTCCGCTGCACCCTCGTGGAGCGGCACCCCGGCACCTCCATCCACCCCCGAGCGGTCGGGTACTACCCGCGGACCGCCGAACTGCTGCGCCAGGTGGGCGTCGAGGACGCCGCCCTGCGGGAGGCCGCCGGCTTCGAGGCGCACCGGACCCGGGCCGGGGTGACCTCCCTCGCCGGCGAAGTCCTGTTCAGCAAGGAGGAGCTGGAGGGCGACGACGAGCTGGGCGACCTTACTCCCTCCCGGCTCCTGCTGCTTCCGCAGGACCGGCTGGAGCCGCTGCTGCGTGAGCGCGCCGTGGCACTCGGCGCGGACCTGCGGTTCGGCACGGAACTCGTCTCCTTCGCGGAGGACCCCGACGGGGTCACCGCGGTCCTCGCGGACGACGACGGCACCGACACCTTCCGCAGCGACTGGCTGCTGGCCTGCGACGGGCCGCGCAGCACGGTGCGCGAGGCGCTCAAGGTGCCGAGGCACGGCCGCGGTGTGCTGTCCCGCCATGTGAGCATCGCCTTCGGCGCGGACCTGCGTCCGGTCCTCGGCGACCGGCGCTACAGCGTCGTCCATGTGAAGAACCCCCAGGTCATGGGCATCCTGGTGCATGACGACACCCTGACGGGCGGCACCCTGATCGTCGGCTACCGCCCGGAGGACGGCGAGAGCCTGGACGACTTCACCGACGCCCGCTGCGCCGAGCTGGTGAGCGCGGCCATCGGCTCGCCCGATGTGGCGGTGACGATCCGTTCCCGCTTCCCCTGGGACATGGCGGAGCAGGTCGCCGAAGGCTTTGTGCAGGGGCGGGTGCTGCTGGCGGGTGACGCCGCGCACGTCGTTCCGCCGACCGGCGGCTACGGCGCGAACACCGGGATCGCCGACGCCCACAACCTGGCCTGGAAGCTCGCTCTGGTGGTGGACGGCACCGCGGGCACGGGGCTGCTGGAGACGTACGACGCCGAGCGCCGGCCGGTCGCGGCGTACACCGCCGAACAAGGGTCGCTGCAACTGGCGGTGCGCTCCGGCAGCGCCACCGCGGAGCAGCAGGCCGCCGCGGCGGACGCGCTCACCGTGACGATGGGCCAGACCTACCGGTCCGCTGCCGTGGTCCCGGAGCCGGGCGCCGAGGCGCCGGCGGCTCCGGCCGATCCGCGCACGCTGGGGGGCGAGGCGGGCACCCGGGCGCCGTACGTGCTGCTGTCACGGGACGGCGCCCCGGTCTCCACGCTCGACTTGTTCGGCAACGGTTTCGTGCTGCTGACGGGTGAGCGGGGCGGGCCGTGGCTGACGGCGGCCGCCGGAGCGGCCGCCGAGCTGCGCGTGCGGATCACCGCGCGCCGGGTGGTGCCGGGCACGGGCGGCGGGGCGGGCACCCTCGCCGACCCGGAGGACCGCTGGGCCGGAAGCTACGGCGTGCGGCCGGACGGTGCCGTGCTGGTACGGCCCGACGGAATCGTCGCCTGGCGGTCGCTCGGCGCGGATCCGGCCGGCGCGGAGACCGAGGCGCTGACCGGCGTGCTGCGTACCGTGCTCGCGCGGGGCTGA
- a CDS encoding ester cyclase family protein yields MITQSPAEQRAQSARLVRDWYETLYREHRFDEAGRFLDAGHIEHDPLAGPAAGGPVGRFRNLAGQFPGLRADIDHLVADGDRVMLFATWTGRTPSDEEFRLHTAELYRVQDGRIAEHWNVVDRDVLAAHGLPGLDGDGIQPAAPGLRGPHTATEEANAQLVLGAYRDVFSEHRLELADSYYHQDYRHHNVRTAAVPDGLDAFKAFFADNIAAFPDLVTTVDHIVAADDRVMVFVTWTGTLTGAWSGGGPSHLPLVMRTCDQFRIERGKVAEHWEVVDYLALRRAGLPTP; encoded by the coding sequence ATGATCACTCAGAGTCCAGCCGAGCAGCGCGCGCAGAGCGCCCGACTCGTACGCGACTGGTACGAGACGCTGTACCGCGAGCACCGGTTCGACGAGGCCGGCCGCTTCCTCGACGCCGGCCACATCGAGCACGACCCGCTGGCCGGGCCGGCCGCCGGGGGCCCCGTCGGCCGCTTCCGGAACCTGGCCGGGCAGTTCCCCGGCCTGCGCGCGGACATCGACCATCTGGTCGCCGACGGCGACCGGGTGATGCTGTTCGCGACCTGGACCGGACGGACGCCCTCGGACGAGGAATTCCGGCTCCACACGGCCGAGTTGTACCGCGTCCAGGACGGCCGGATCGCCGAGCACTGGAACGTGGTCGACCGCGACGTGCTCGCGGCCCACGGTCTGCCCGGGCTCGACGGCGACGGCATCCAGCCCGCCGCGCCCGGACTGCGCGGCCCGCACACCGCCACCGAGGAGGCCAACGCGCAGCTGGTGCTCGGGGCGTACCGCGACGTCTTCAGCGAGCACCGCCTGGAACTCGCCGACAGCTACTACCACCAGGACTACCGGCACCACAATGTGCGCACCGCGGCGGTGCCCGACGGGCTGGACGCCTTCAAGGCCTTCTTCGCCGACAACATCGCCGCCTTCCCGGACCTCGTCACCACCGTCGACCACATCGTCGCCGCCGACGACCGCGTGATGGTCTTCGTGACCTGGACCGGCACCCTCACCGGGGCGTGGAGCGGCGGCGGCCCCTCCCACCTGCCGCTGGTGATGCGCACCTGCGACCAGTTCCGGATCGAGCGCGGCAAGGTGGCCGAGCACTGGGAGGTCGTGGACTATCTCGCGCTGCGCCGCGCCGGGCTCCCGACGCCGTGA
- a CDS encoding methyltransferase produces the protein MTTTENPTTTAAAVDPGPLIKLTIADCAAKALHSGVALGVFGALADGPLDAAAVADRTGTHHRMLPDFLDALTGLGLLERHDGRYRNSELAQTYLVPDSASYLGGFIELTNETLYGTWGRLTEALRSGEAQHLDPDKGGFVGDRHKDPAKMKRFLAGLDAYSDRMGTELAHRVDWSRYTSFTDLGGARGNLAAVLTQAHPHLTATCFDLERTRPLFTEHISGLGIADRVAFVGGDFFTDPLPKSDVIVLGHILHGFDTERRLALLRRVHDAVRPGGTVLVYDRMIDDDRSDPERLLSSLHMRLVSPDGSEYRIADCQAWLREAGFSDCTAEPLLGTHTLVSAHKEATA, from the coding sequence GTGACAACGACCGAAAACCCGACCACGACGGCAGCGGCGGTCGATCCCGGGCCGCTGATCAAGCTCACCATCGCCGACTGCGCCGCGAAGGCGCTGCACAGCGGCGTGGCCCTGGGCGTGTTCGGCGCGCTGGCCGACGGCCCCCTCGACGCCGCCGCAGTGGCCGACCGCACCGGCACGCACCACCGGATGCTCCCGGACTTCCTGGACGCCCTGACGGGACTCGGTCTCCTCGAACGCCACGACGGCCGGTACCGCAACTCGGAGCTCGCACAGACCTACCTGGTGCCCGACTCCGCCTCATACCTCGGCGGGTTCATCGAGCTGACCAACGAGACGTTGTACGGCACCTGGGGCCGGCTCACCGAGGCCCTGCGCAGCGGCGAAGCCCAGCATCTCGACCCCGACAAGGGCGGGTTCGTCGGGGACCGGCACAAGGACCCGGCGAAGATGAAGCGCTTCCTGGCGGGCCTTGACGCCTACAGCGACCGGATGGGAACCGAACTGGCCCACCGCGTCGACTGGAGCCGGTACACGTCCTTCACCGACCTGGGCGGGGCACGCGGCAACCTGGCCGCCGTCCTCACCCAGGCCCACCCCCACCTGACGGCGACCTGCTTCGACCTGGAGCGCACCCGGCCGCTGTTCACCGAGCACATCTCCGGCCTCGGCATCGCCGACCGGGTCGCCTTCGTCGGCGGGGACTTCTTCACCGACCCCCTGCCCAAGTCGGACGTGATCGTCCTCGGTCACATCCTGCACGGCTTCGACACCGAACGGCGTCTCGCCCTGCTCCGCCGAGTCCACGACGCGGTGCGCCCGGGCGGAACGGTGCTCGTCTACGACCGCATGATCGACGACGACCGGAGCGATCCCGAACGGCTGCTGAGCAGCCTGCACATGCGGCTGGTCAGCCCGGACGGCTCCGAGTACCGCATCGCGGACTGCCAGGCCTGGCTGCGCGAGGCCGGTTTCTCCGATTGCACCGCCGAGCCGCTGCTCGGTACCCACACCCTCGTGTCGGCCCACAAGGAGGCAACAGCATGA
- a CDS encoding quinone oxidoreductase family protein → MRVVRHHEFGAPSVLRVEKTDKPSPGPGEVLIRTEAIGVNFAECQRRQGIPVGGPATLPGSPGGDVAGTVEALGEGVTQVRIGDRVVTGVGADGYAEYVVARADWLFAIPEGIDAGQATSLPIPAQTAYHVIVTAGRLQAGESVLITAAAGGIGHLLVQMAKALGAGQVIAAASSQDKLDFAASLGADHTVDYHQDGWEEKVLAATEGRGVDLVLETVGGDILTKSVNLTAPFGRTVVYGTAGGEVPAIEVSDIFDNRTVLGFSMWGVMRHRPDAMASGAKELLAMVASGKVRPVVHAELPLEEAAAAHELMEARSQLGRVVLVP, encoded by the coding sequence ATGCGTGTCGTCCGTCACCACGAGTTCGGCGCCCCCTCGGTGCTACGCGTCGAGAAGACAGACAAGCCCTCCCCTGGCCCCGGTGAGGTGCTGATCCGCACCGAAGCCATCGGCGTCAACTTCGCGGAGTGCCAGCGCCGTCAGGGCATCCCGGTCGGCGGCCCCGCCACTCTCCCCGGCTCCCCGGGCGGCGACGTCGCCGGCACCGTCGAGGCCCTCGGCGAGGGCGTGACCCAGGTCCGGATCGGCGACCGCGTGGTCACCGGCGTCGGCGCCGACGGGTACGCCGAGTACGTGGTCGCCCGCGCCGACTGGCTGTTCGCCATCCCCGAGGGCATCGACGCCGGCCAGGCCACGTCCCTGCCGATCCCCGCCCAGACCGCCTACCACGTGATCGTCACGGCCGGGCGGCTGCAGGCCGGGGAGTCCGTGCTCATCACGGCCGCGGCCGGAGGCATCGGCCACCTGCTGGTGCAGATGGCCAAGGCGCTCGGCGCGGGCCAGGTCATCGCCGCGGCGTCCAGCCAGGACAAGCTGGACTTCGCCGCCTCGCTGGGCGCGGACCACACCGTGGACTACCACCAGGACGGCTGGGAGGAGAAGGTGCTGGCCGCGACCGAAGGCCGCGGCGTCGACCTGGTGCTGGAGACCGTCGGCGGCGACATCCTCACCAAGAGCGTGAACCTCACCGCCCCCTTCGGCCGGACCGTGGTGTACGGCACGGCGGGCGGCGAGGTGCCTGCCATCGAGGTCAGCGACATCTTCGACAACCGCACCGTTTTGGGCTTCAGCATGTGGGGCGTCATGCGGCACCGGCCGGACGCCATGGCCAGCGGCGCGAAGGAGCTGCTGGCCATGGTGGCCTCGGGCAAGGTCCGGCCGGTCGTGCACGCCGAGCTGCCCCTGGAGGAGGCCGCCGCAGCCCACGAGCTGATGGAGGCACGCTCCCAGCTCGGCCGGGTGGTGCTCGTCCCCTGA
- a CDS encoding MDR family MFS transporter, whose translation MSSPTTGSAGLEGTAPQAPETKVKSVIVACMLAVFLAMLDAQIVATALPRIVADLGGLDVFAWVTTAYIISSSVTTPVYGKLGDLFGRKKVFLIAIALFLLGSAASGAAQSMEQLILFRVVQGIGAGGLFVSVLAIIGEMFSPREGAKYFNLFGIVFAAAAVSGPAIGGVLTDLISWHWVFLINLPIGLVVFGMISTSLHLPPKKRQAHIDYAGFATLSIAIVSLTLLASWGGVKYDWVSPQIFGLGGIALLAAVLFVAAERRAAEPVIPLHLFRDSTFTISVLVSLVAGVVFLGAVNFLALYVQVVTGASPTLSGVVLLPMMFGLVASSVVSGRIITQTGTYKWYPVLSMATGIGGAVLFSTMDTGTPRVVVIAYMLLFGIAAGLNMQVLTMAAQNTAPRDDIGAVHATVSFSRQLGSTLGISVFAALFYNRLTDELTKRLPAGALAGTDRNTLSSHEVLDKLPATVRDAVKEAYTHALSPVFLAAVPVLVLGLVIALRMKNLPLRSWDHGGGEAAPEHSPTAAEH comes from the coding sequence TTGTCATCCCCGACAACCGGATCCGCCGGCCTCGAAGGCACTGCACCGCAGGCCCCCGAGACCAAGGTCAAGAGCGTGATCGTCGCGTGCATGCTGGCCGTGTTCCTGGCCATGCTGGACGCCCAGATCGTCGCCACCGCCCTGCCCCGCATCGTCGCCGACCTCGGCGGCCTGGACGTGTTCGCCTGGGTGACGACGGCGTACATCATCTCCAGCAGCGTCACCACGCCGGTCTACGGCAAACTCGGCGACCTCTTCGGCCGCAAGAAGGTCTTTCTGATCGCCATCGCCCTGTTCCTCCTCGGCTCCGCCGCCTCGGGCGCCGCGCAGTCCATGGAACAGCTGATCCTCTTCCGTGTCGTCCAGGGCATCGGAGCGGGCGGCCTGTTCGTCTCCGTGCTCGCCATCATCGGCGAGATGTTCAGCCCGCGCGAAGGCGCCAAGTACTTCAACCTCTTCGGCATCGTCTTCGCCGCGGCCGCCGTCTCCGGACCCGCGATCGGCGGTGTGCTGACCGACCTGATCAGCTGGCACTGGGTCTTCCTCATCAACCTGCCCATCGGGCTGGTCGTCTTCGGCATGATCAGCACGAGCCTGCACCTGCCGCCGAAGAAGCGTCAGGCGCACATCGACTACGCCGGTTTCGCCACTCTGAGCATCGCCATCGTCTCGCTCACCCTGCTCGCCAGCTGGGGCGGGGTGAAGTACGACTGGGTGTCCCCGCAGATCTTCGGCCTCGGTGGCATCGCCCTTCTCGCGGCCGTGCTGTTCGTGGCCGCCGAACGGCGCGCCGCCGAACCGGTCATCCCCCTGCATCTGTTCCGCGACTCCACCTTCACCATCAGCGTCCTGGTGAGCCTGGTGGCCGGTGTCGTCTTCCTCGGCGCGGTCAACTTCCTCGCCCTGTACGTGCAGGTGGTCACCGGAGCGAGCCCCACCCTGTCCGGCGTGGTGCTGCTGCCGATGATGTTCGGTCTCGTCGCCTCGTCCGTGGTCAGCGGACGCATCATCACTCAGACCGGCACCTACAAGTGGTACCCGGTCCTGAGCATGGCCACCGGCATCGGCGGCGCGGTGCTCTTCTCCACCATGGACACCGGCACCCCGCGGGTCGTCGTCATCGCGTACATGCTGCTCTTCGGCATCGCCGCGGGCCTCAACATGCAGGTGCTCACCATGGCTGCCCAGAACACCGCACCGCGGGACGACATCGGCGCCGTCCACGCCACCGTGTCCTTCTCCCGCCAGCTCGGCAGCACCCTGGGCATCTCGGTCTTCGCCGCCCTCTTCTACAACCGGTTGACCGACGAGCTCACCAAACGGCTCCCCGCCGGCGCGCTGGCCGGCACCGACCGCAACACGCTCTCCTCCCACGAGGTCCTCGACAAGCTCCCGGCCACCGTGCGGGACGCGGTCAAGGAGGCGTACACCCACGCGCTCAGCCCGGTCTTCCTCGCCGCCGTGCCCGTCCTCGTGCTCGGCCTGGTCATCGCCCTGCGGATGAAGAACCTGCCGCTGCGCTCCTGGGACCACGGAGGAGGCGAAGCGGCGCCGGAACACTCCCCCACCGCAGCCGAACACTGA